The following coding sequences lie in one Rhizobium sp. ZPR4 genomic window:
- a CDS encoding TetR/AcrR family transcriptional regulator yields the protein MDQSMNDSGRRGSQEGWLEAAYALLIDSGIDSVKILPLAKKLKLSRTSFYWFFKDREELLDALVGKWRDKNTGNLIKQSEAYAESLVEAMFNVFDCWLNKDLFDSQFEFAVRSWALQSPDILKEVREADQARVEALSRMFMRFGLEPAAADVRARTTYLVQIGYISMQSQEDIAVRMKRIPEYIAIYTGQSPQQRELDRFFARHGYKPG from the coding sequence ATGGATCAGAGTATGAACGACAGCGGCCGGCGAGGATCGCAGGAGGGGTGGCTCGAGGCTGCCTACGCATTGCTGATCGATTCCGGTATCGATTCCGTGAAAATCCTGCCATTGGCGAAAAAGCTGAAGCTGTCACGCACAAGCTTCTATTGGTTCTTCAAGGATCGCGAGGAACTCCTCGACGCCCTTGTGGGAAAATGGCGGGACAAGAATACCGGGAATCTGATCAAGCAGTCCGAGGCATATGCGGAATCCCTTGTCGAGGCGATGTTTAATGTCTTCGACTGCTGGCTGAACAAGGACTTGTTCGATTCCCAGTTCGAATTCGCAGTGCGCAGTTGGGCCTTGCAGTCCCCGGACATCCTCAAGGAAGTTCGTGAAGCAGACCAGGCGCGAGTGGAAGCGCTCTCGCGAATGTTCATGAGGTTCGGTTTGGAGCCGGCAGCCGCCGATGTTCGCGCGCGGACGACCTACCTTGTCCAGATCGGCTACATTTCGATGCAGTCGCAGGAAGATATCGCTGTCCGAATGAAGCGCATTCCGGAATATATCGCGATTTATACCGGACAGAGTCCGCAGCAGCGAGAGCTGGATCGCTTCTTCGCCCGGCACGGTTACAAACCAGGCTAG
- a CDS encoding FAD-dependent oxidoreductase, translating to MKRISTDIAVVGGGVIGLAIALRLRADGREVIVIEPNEPGSGASYGNAGTVADYAIIPVGTPSVLRNFLSLILSPDSPLAVRTSALPTLFPWLARFAYESLPHRYRGNAGRIAELVSDASSAWTEFAAEINASNFLSAKGCLYLYETRKAFKAAGADIALRRNYGVSQELLSAGEVARLEPRLTGFEGGVFFPNAINLSDPGEVMRLLTAAVKRAGVEFVQASVTNIVRERSGLRIAASACELRVRTVVIAAGAHSRKLAASLGDPVRLDTERGYHVEYDMPDLPVERPVCPTAHGFYFCPMQGRLRVAGLVELGGLTAPGNPRLTQALVRNARRFFPELGPPSRSWLGFRPSMPNSVPVIRPSKGGRDVILAFGHGHIGLTLAPRTAQLVSAMLAD from the coding sequence ATGAAACGGATTTCGACAGATATCGCCGTCGTGGGCGGTGGCGTCATTGGTCTTGCGATTGCTCTTCGGCTTCGTGCCGATGGGCGCGAGGTCATCGTCATCGAGCCGAACGAGCCGGGATCAGGCGCCTCCTACGGCAATGCGGGAACCGTGGCGGACTATGCGATCATACCGGTGGGAACCCCATCGGTGCTTCGAAATTTCCTGTCGCTTATCCTCAGTCCGGACAGCCCTTTGGCGGTCCGGACATCAGCGTTGCCGACCCTGTTCCCCTGGCTTGCCCGGTTCGCTTACGAATCTCTCCCACACCGCTATCGCGGAAATGCCGGTCGGATTGCCGAACTTGTTTCGGACGCCTCGTCGGCCTGGACGGAGTTTGCCGCGGAGATAAACGCATCGAACTTTCTGTCCGCAAAGGGTTGCCTCTACCTTTATGAAACGCGCAAGGCGTTCAAGGCGGCTGGTGCCGATATAGCGCTGCGTCGCAACTATGGCGTTTCGCAAGAGCTTCTTTCGGCCGGTGAGGTAGCCCGGCTGGAGCCTCGCCTCACTGGATTTGAAGGCGGGGTTTTCTTCCCGAACGCCATCAATCTTAGCGATCCGGGCGAGGTGATGCGCCTTCTTACTGCAGCGGTGAAGCGGGCAGGCGTGGAATTCGTTCAGGCATCGGTTACCAACATCGTGCGTGAGCGAAGCGGCCTGCGCATCGCAGCTTCGGCTTGCGAGCTGCGCGTCCGCACGGTCGTCATCGCCGCCGGCGCCCATTCGCGCAAACTGGCCGCATCGCTCGGTGATCCCGTGCGGCTTGATACCGAGCGTGGCTACCACGTTGAATATGACATGCCGGACCTGCCGGTCGAGCGGCCGGTCTGCCCGACGGCCCACGGCTTTTATTTTTGCCCGATGCAGGGGCGGCTGCGTGTTGCCGGTCTGGTGGAGCTTGGCGGTTTGACGGCTCCGGGGAATCCGCGGCTTACGCAAGCCCTTGTGAGGAATGCGCGCAGATTCTTCCCCGAACTTGGGCCGCCAAGTCGTTCCTGGCTTGGGTTTCGGCCTTCAATGCCCAATTCCGTGCCGGTCATCAGGCCTTCAAAAGGCGGTAGAGACGTCATCCTTGCCTTCGGGCATGGGCATATCGGATTGACCTTGGCGCCCCGCACGGCCCAACTGGTCAGCGCAATGCTGGCCGATTAA
- a CDS encoding amino acid ABC transporter ATP-binding protein yields MAQITVEPKRLVTAPDNATAIKIRGLRKSFDGRLVLDGIDLDVPRGRIVSIIGQSGGGKTTLMRCVNLLEQPEDGAIDINGEAIFSKGAVTCKDLAKLRQRVGMVFQRFNLFPHLTAVENVVLAQMHAAAIGEREAVERAVRLLTRVGLVHRALAYPEQMSGGEQQRVAIARALALSPTVLLFDEPTSALDPESTGEVLRVMRELARDGMTMIIVTHELPFAREVSDWVVFIDGGRIIEQGPAADVLDNPREPRTVSYVARYAKPG; encoded by the coding sequence ATGGCTCAGATAACAGTCGAACCAAAGCGCCTTGTGACCGCACCCGACAACGCCACCGCGATCAAGATCAGGGGACTTCGAAAATCCTTCGATGGAAGATTGGTTCTCGATGGCATAGACCTCGACGTTCCGCGCGGCCGGATTGTCAGTATCATCGGGCAAAGCGGCGGCGGCAAGACTACGCTCATGCGCTGCGTGAATTTGCTTGAACAGCCCGAAGATGGCGCCATCGACATAAACGGCGAAGCAATCTTTTCGAAGGGAGCGGTGACCTGCAAAGACCTTGCAAAGCTGCGCCAGCGGGTCGGCATGGTGTTCCAGCGCTTCAATCTGTTTCCGCATCTGACCGCGGTGGAAAATGTCGTGCTGGCGCAGATGCACGCCGCGGCCATCGGGGAGCGCGAAGCGGTGGAGCGCGCCGTGCGATTGCTGACCAGGGTTGGCCTCGTACACCGGGCGCTTGCCTATCCGGAACAAATGTCGGGCGGCGAGCAGCAGCGCGTGGCGATCGCGCGGGCTCTGGCTCTGTCGCCAACCGTTCTCCTGTTTGATGAACCGACCTCCGCGCTCGATCCGGAATCGACCGGTGAAGTGCTGCGGGTGATGCGCGAGCTTGCAAGGGACGGGATGACGATGATCATCGTCACGCATGAACTCCCATTCGCCCGGGAAGTATCGGATTGGGTCGTTTTCATCGATGGCGGTCGGATTATAGAGCAGGGTCCGGCTGCAGATGTGCTGGACAATCCCAGGGAGCCTCGAACCGTTTCCTATGTCGCAAGATACGCAAAACCGGGCTGA
- a CDS encoding NADH:flavin oxidoreductase, with protein MSNDPLLQPYQLKHLALRNRIIVTSHEPAYPEEGMPKERYRAYTLERAKGGVALTMTAGSAAVSKDSPPVFNNLLAYKDEIVPWIREMTDAVHEEGAAIMIQLTHLGRRTRWDKGDWLPVVSPSHHREPAHRAFPKKLEDWDIERIIKDFADAAERMKAGGMDGVELEAYGHLIDQFASPLTNELEGPYGGSLENRMRFCFDVFKAMRERVGDDFILGVRYTADECLPGGTGKADGLEISKRLRDSGLIDYLNVIRGHIDTDPGLTDVIPIQGMANSPHLDFAGEIRAATNFPTFHAAKIPDVATARHAIAAGKVDMVGMTRAHMTDPHIVRKIIEKREEDIRPCVGANYCLDRIYQGGMAFCIHNAATGREQTMPHIITKAEIRKKVVVVGTGPAGLEAARVAAERGHDVVVFEAANDPGGQIRLTAQSERRREMISIIDWRMSQCEKLGVTFHFNTWAEAETIAAENPDVVIIATGGLPHTEVLSKGNELVVSSWDIISGDVKPGSNVLIFDDAGDHAGLQAAEFLAKAGAKVEIMTPDRSFAPEVMAMNLVPYMRSLQKLDVTFTVTFRLESAERNGNQIVANVGSDYGGVSKQRVVDQIVINHGTIPLDELYFELKPRSSNLGETSYDQLLDGKPQSVIRNPEGRFQLFRIGDAVAARNTHAAIYDGLRIAKDI; from the coding sequence ATGTCGAACGATCCTCTTCTCCAACCTTATCAACTCAAGCATCTGGCGCTGCGCAACCGCATCATCGTTACGTCTCACGAGCCTGCGTATCCCGAAGAGGGCATGCCGAAGGAACGATATCGCGCATACACGTTGGAGAGAGCGAAGGGTGGCGTGGCCCTAACCATGACAGCGGGTTCAGCCGCCGTATCCAAGGACAGTCCGCCAGTATTCAACAACCTTCTCGCCTACAAGGACGAGATCGTTCCGTGGATCAGGGAGATGACCGACGCGGTTCACGAGGAGGGAGCGGCAATCATGATCCAGTTGACGCACCTTGGTCGGCGCACGCGCTGGGACAAGGGAGACTGGCTGCCCGTGGTGTCACCCTCCCATCACCGCGAACCGGCTCATCGCGCGTTTCCAAAGAAGCTCGAAGACTGGGACATCGAACGCATCATCAAGGATTTCGCCGACGCTGCCGAGCGCATGAAGGCGGGCGGGATGGACGGCGTCGAACTTGAAGCTTATGGCCACCTCATCGACCAGTTTGCCTCGCCGCTCACCAACGAACTCGAGGGCCCCTATGGCGGCTCTCTCGAAAATCGCATGCGCTTCTGTTTCGACGTCTTCAAGGCCATGCGGGAGAGGGTGGGCGACGACTTCATCCTTGGTGTTCGATACACGGCCGACGAATGTCTTCCCGGCGGTACCGGCAAAGCGGATGGCCTTGAGATATCGAAGCGTCTGCGCGACAGCGGCTTGATTGATTACCTCAACGTCATCCGCGGCCATATCGACACCGACCCCGGACTTACCGACGTGATCCCGATCCAGGGAATGGCCAATTCCCCGCATCTCGATTTCGCAGGCGAGATTCGCGCTGCCACGAACTTCCCGACGTTTCATGCTGCCAAGATTCCCGATGTAGCCACCGCCCGTCACGCGATTGCGGCGGGAAAGGTCGACATGGTGGGCATGACGCGCGCCCATATGACCGACCCGCATATCGTCCGCAAGATCATCGAGAAGCGCGAAGAGGACATCCGCCCCTGCGTGGGCGCCAACTACTGTCTGGACCGCATCTATCAGGGCGGCATGGCGTTCTGCATTCACAATGCGGCGACCGGGCGCGAGCAGACGATGCCTCACATCATCACGAAGGCGGAGATCCGCAAGAAGGTGGTCGTTGTCGGCACGGGGCCGGCGGGTCTTGAAGCCGCACGGGTGGCGGCCGAGCGCGGACACGACGTCGTCGTGTTCGAAGCGGCGAACGACCCTGGCGGTCAAATCCGTCTCACGGCGCAGAGTGAACGCCGCCGCGAGATGATCAGCATCATTGATTGGCGCATGAGTCAGTGCGAGAAGCTTGGCGTCACCTTTCACTTCAACACATGGGCTGAAGCCGAAACCATAGCGGCTGAAAATCCCGATGTTGTCATTATCGCGACGGGCGGCCTGCCGCATACTGAGGTGCTTTCGAAGGGAAACGAACTCGTGGTTTCATCGTGGGACATAATCTCAGGAGACGTGAAACCAGGATCGAACGTGCTCATATTCGACGATGCCGGTGATCACGCAGGTCTGCAGGCAGCAGAATTCCTGGCGAAGGCCGGAGCGAAGGTCGAGATCATGACGCCGGATCGCTCTTTTGCTCCCGAAGTCATGGCGATGAATCTCGTTCCTTACATGCGTTCGCTGCAGAAGCTCGATGTGACCTTCACGGTGACGTTCCGGCTGGAATCGGCCGAAAGGAACGGCAACCAGATCGTTGCCAATGTCGGAAGCGACTACGGCGGCGTTTCCAAGCAGCGTGTCGTCGATCAGATCGTGATCAATCACGGCACAATCCCGCTCGACGAGCTGTACTTCGAACTCAAGCCGCGTTCGAGCAATCTGGGTGAGACCTCTTATGATCAGCTCCTGGACGGGAAGCCGCAATCCGTCATCCGCAATCCGGAAGGCAGGTTCCAGCTCTTCCGGATCGGCGATGCCGTGGCCGCGCGCAATACGCATGCCGCAATCTACGATGGCCTGAGGATCGCAAAGGACATCTAG
- a CDS encoding amino acid ABC transporter permease has product MSFWQPLAQLFQVPWGDYAGNLGEGLLRTLAYTVASFVGAAILGLALALMRLNRLRIVRLPATIYTEVFKNVPLLAIIFVTYFGLPSVGIRFSVFVAGVLSLVLFYAAYLSEIFRAAIAGIHSGQNEAAHALGLGRATTFGHVILPQALRLALPGTNTMFVDLLKSTSLLVTISAAELMTRAQLIASETFRSLEVYLVIAAVYFAVCYPVSQCLLWLERTIHAGIPLSFGRRRRLRLARTLIQAGG; this is encoded by the coding sequence ATGAGCTTTTGGCAACCTCTTGCTCAATTGTTTCAAGTTCCCTGGGGCGACTATGCAGGCAATCTCGGCGAGGGTCTTTTACGGACCCTTGCCTATACGGTGGCTAGCTTCGTTGGGGCGGCGATCCTCGGACTCGCGCTTGCCTTGATGCGCCTCAATCGGTTGCGCATCGTGCGCCTGCCGGCGACCATCTACACGGAAGTCTTCAAGAATGTGCCCCTGCTTGCCATCATCTTCGTCACCTACTTCGGCTTGCCCTCGGTCGGGATCAGATTCAGCGTCTTTGTGGCCGGTGTGCTCAGCCTGGTCTTGTTCTATGCAGCCTATTTGTCGGAAATCTTTCGCGCGGCGATAGCTGGCATTCACTCGGGTCAGAATGAGGCGGCGCATGCTTTGGGTCTTGGCCGTGCCACCACCTTTGGTCATGTGATCTTGCCGCAAGCACTCCGCCTTGCGCTGCCGGGTACCAATACGATGTTCGTCGACCTGTTGAAGTCGACCTCATTGCTGGTGACGATCTCGGCGGCGGAGCTGATGACGAGAGCGCAATTGATCGCTTCGGAGACATTCCGATCGCTCGAGGTCTATCTGGTGATCGCGGCAGTCTATTTCGCCGTCTGCTATCCCGTCTCGCAATGCCTCCTCTGGCTCGAGCGCACGATCCATGCGGGCATACCCTTGTCGTTTGGTCGCCGCCGGCGGTTGAGGCTGGCAAGAACGTTGATTCAGGCAGGGGGTTAG